A genomic window from Brassica oleracea var. oleracea cultivar TO1000 chromosome C8, BOL, whole genome shotgun sequence includes:
- the LOC106308785 gene encoding uncharacterized mitochondrial protein AtMg00810-like, whose protein sequence is MELRVLIYVDDLLVCGNDEKLVTKFKDYLSRCFHMKDLGKLKYFLCIEVGRGEEGFVLSQRKYALDLVADAGLLGSKPVATPMEQRHRLSLDSSMFLKDVEKYRRLVGRLIYLSITHPDISYSIHILSQFMKSPRELQWEAALRVVRYLKGTADWSACSETRRSLSAYVAFVGDSPVSWKTKKQRVVSHSSAEAEYRSMAQASREVKWLRRLLCDLGAPQRQPSKMYCDSKSAIHIAANPVFHERTKHIESDCHQVRDAIQDGLLETVHVRTTEQLADVLTKALGRVQFEELLFKLGVRNFHLPNLRGSIGVDNDEVR, encoded by the exons ATGGAGCTTCGAGTGCTTATTTATGTAGATGATTTGCTGGTGTGTGGAAATGATGAGAAGCTTGTGACTAAGTTCAAAGATTACTTGAGCAGATGTTTCCACATGAAGGATTTGGGGAAGTTAAAATACTTTCTTTGCATAGAAGTAGGACGTGGCGAAGAAGGGTTCGTGCTGTCACAGAGGAAGTATGCGTTGGACTTGGTTGCGGATGCGGGATTACTTGGTTCGAAGCCAGTAGCAACTCCCATGGAGCAACGTCATAGGTTGAGTTTGGACTCAAGTATGTTTCTTAAAGATGTAGAGAAGTATAGGAGGTTAGTGGGGCGTTTGATCTACTTGTCCATCACTCACCCTGACATATCATATTCAATACACATTCTGTCGCAGTTCATGAAAAGTCCGAGAGAATTGCAATGGGAAGCTGCACTTCGGGTAGTGAGATATCTGAAAGGAACTGCAG ACTGGTCGGCTTGTTCGGAGACACGGCGATCGTTGAGTGCTTATGTAGCTTTTGTGGGTGACTCACCCGTGTCATGGAAGACAAAGAAACAAAGAGTGGTGTCGCATTCATCAGCAGAAGCTGAGTATAGGTCTATGGCTCAAGCTAGTCGGGAAGTAAAGTGGCTTAGGAGGCTGTTGTGTGATTTGGGAGCTCCGCAACGTCAACCTTCGAAGATGTATTGTGATAGTAAGTCTGCAATTCATATCGCAGCCAATCCGGTGTTCCATGAACGTACTAAACATATAGAGTCAGACTGTCATCAAGTTAGAGATGCGATTCAAGATGGGTTGTTGGAGACAGTGCATGTTCGTACGACAGAGCAGTTGGCAGACGTGTTGACGAAGGCACTAGGGAGAGTTCAGTTTGAAGAGTTGTTGTTCAAGTTGGGAGTTCGAAACTTTCATCTTCCCAACTTGAGGGGGAGTATTGGAGTAGATAATGATGAAGTTAGATAA
- the LOC106309652 gene encoding pathogenesis-related protein PR-1-like: protein MMNSSFLRVILLLGAINLFISISTTKAATLGQVFEICRSLCLGCDHDSLQFLFRHNLVRAARFEPPLIWDQTLQNYAQNWANQRKSDCALQHSFQDGEFTLGENIFWGYGANWSPADAVVAWASEKRFYHYGSNSCDSGQMCGHYTQLVWKDTRKIGCARVVCDNGGIFMTCNYDPPGNYIGQKPY from the coding sequence ATGATGAACTCATCCTTTTTGCGAGTAATATTACTCTTAGGTGCCATTAACCTCTTCATTTCAATATCAACAACCAAAGCTGCAACACTCGGTCAAGTATTCGAAATCTGTAGGAGTTTATGTCTGGGATGTGACCACGACTCGTTACAGTTCTTGTTCCGACACAACTTGGTCCGTGCCGCGAGATTCGAACCTCCTTTGATATGGGATCAAACACTCCAGAACTACGCTCAAAATTGGGCTAATCAAAGAAAGTCAGATTGTGCTTTGCAACACTCTTTCCAAGACGGAGAGTTTACTCTCGGCGAGAATATTTTCTGGGGATACGGCGCCAACTGGTCACCGGCCGACGCTGTGGTCGCGTGGGCTAGCGAGAAGAGGTTTTATCATTATGGCTCCAACTCGTGCGACTCTGGACAGATGTGTGGGCATTACACACAGCTCGTGTGGAAGGACACGAGGAAGATCGGGTGCGCACGTGTGGTGTGCGACAATGGTGGGATCTTCATGACTTGTAACTATGATCCTCCCGGTAACTACATCGGTCAGAAACCCTATTGA